AGCAATAGCCACGTAAGGGTATCCAGCTATTTCATAACCATAAGTAGGTTTGAACTGACATGCTGCAATGAAATTGTTCCTGTCCTTGTTGGTGTATCTTCCATTCTGTGCTCCTGCAGAAACATTACTCAACAAAATGAACTGCTCTGTTATTATTGAAGAAAGTGGATTGCAGTAGTATTACCTGGAAGTTGTATTCTTCTTAAGACTTCTAGTTGACCCAGGGGTGTATTCAACTGTGTGGATacttcattgtttgttttttcccctgaacCAGATTCTAAGGATTccaaggaaaagaataaaatggaaatccTATATATCCTGGTGCCGAGTGTAACCATTCCCCTGGCCATAgccttgctctttttcttcatctgcatCTGTCGCAACAATCAGAAGTCATCCTCCCCTCCAGTTCAAAGACAGCCTAAACATGTAAGAGGACAAAATGTGGAGATGTCAATGCTCAATGCCTATAAACCAAAGGTAAGCCTGCAGCTCGTTTCTGCTTCCATGTTTGCTGCCTATAAGGGCAGGGAGTGAAATCCTTTATCAACTCAGCGCTGAAATGTTAAGCTGATTTCCAGCTTGAGGTTTCTGTTGGCTGGTGCCTTTATTTCTTGGGAGGACTTTTCTTGTCAGCAGCATAGCAAGTGTCATGCTGGGCCTGTGGAGGTAACTCCTACGTGTGCATGTGTCTGCATATATAGGAGCTGGAGCTTTTAGTGGTAAAAAAGGCAGCCCATTCCTGAAGTACCTCTAGATTAATTAGCTTATTTGGAGGCCTTTTTTAAGTCAGAAAGTAGTACAGATATGATTCAGCATTTTCTCAAGAGAGTTTTTTCCTGGATCTGCTGTAGTCATGCGTCACCTTAACTCAGCTGAAATCACTTTGGAAAGAtttgttccttgttttttcAGGCCATTTCAGGCTTACCTGATTTCTCagttaaaagagaaattagCACAACAGAGCCCAAGGATCTACCTCTAGCtggccagcagagctggtgcaaAGCTGCTCTTGTTGCTGGTGTTGTTTTGCTTCACTCTAGTCCCCAGTTCATGAAAcgtttttaaaatcatttcagattGAAGCATGATTAACCATGAGCTTCTTGTTTATGGGCTGGGCGGCCAATTTGCAAACCTGTATCTATCACCCACTTCCGGGCTGTAAATGCCTTCTGCCACCTACAGGCAGAATAATGCCCTGGAAAGATTATTTAATTGTCTTGTTTTGCACACAATGCCAGTTCTTCAACAACTTGGTGGAGATTGTTCTTTTGAAGCATTTCGGAGTGAAAATCAACATGTACAAGTAATTAGAATAGAAACGCAGTGGAGTGTGGCTTCTTAAGTTCTATAAAGGAGCTATGGGCTGCCACTGTTGCTTGCTCTTAAAGGTCAGGTTTATAGAATTAGATTATAAAGAGTTAATTGTGGCAGACCAGGGAAAATTACTTTAGTCACTGTATCCCACGACATGCAGGGAGTACAGTACAAGGGGCAGGGGATGGATGGAGCTGTGCCACCCTGGCATGAGGTGCTTTTTTGGGGGTGCTGTCCAGTGTCTGTAGAGTGGCAGGCTCAGAGCGGTCGGGATAAACACAGAAGGTCGTTGCAGAGGAAAATTCCAGCTCACCACCCACTCACAGAAAGTGTAGAAGACTCTTTTAAGTCAATGATAAAGGTAAACCCACAGCATGGTTCTGCTGGAGAATGCGGTGCTGCTTTTGCCCTTTAGTAATACAAAGTGCATGCAGAGATGTTTTTACATAGCTTACGGCTaaactatttgttttaaacagttaCGGACATTGGGactgcagggcagctctgtgGGGTTGGGGTGGACAGGCAGCTAGGCCCATTGGTGTATTCTAACTCCTCAGCCCCTGGACACACACGAGCCCAGTGACTTTATCTTGGTTTTCCCTTTGATGTTCTTAATTTCAGCTTCCATGTACAGCTTAGAGCAGCTGAAAATGCTTAAtacatgcttaaaaacaaaacatgtgCTTAATGACAGAATGTAGGTAATAGTACCAGAACCACTTAATTTGGTAAGTGTCAAAAGTACATCTTGTGTCCAACCACCATGGAATATTTTGATAAATTTGGACTTGCTTCTTGGTTCCCCTTCTAAGGTAGCTTGGTAAAATCCCGGCTAAACAGGAGATAAAGGAAATGTCGGCATCATTTTAACAAGGTCACAATTTCCACCTAGGCTGCCGACACACTGATGCCTTATGCACACTACATAGGGAAGCAACTTACTCAGAAGTGTTCTCCAAATATAGAccagactgttttcttttgatgtttaAAGTCATATGCtgcaaaaagctttctgttttatttatgctaATTCTCTATTTTCCTACTGGGAAACCCAATTCGCCctgtttcaaatgttttgattgcttttcaaacaaaattttaaaagaaaggaagtagAATCCTATTTTTAAATACGGTATCCAGTATTAATGTcaactttggggaaaaacacTCTTAAGCTTTAAGCTCCAAGTGAGGTAGATGTGTGTTTGCTcgtacaaataaaaatgttagcaTTTCATCCAAAAGCCTGTTTCAGTTTTAAGGGATTTTAATTGCCttcaaaaaatataataaaccGAGCTTGTCCTGTCATTCACCTAATGGAAGGAGCCGATAAAGAGATAGAGGCGGTGGGCTCCgctctttctgctcttcctttgtACTCGGTTTACTTTGGCGTGCTGCCTCATATGTATTTTACACTTCTTTACATTTTGTACACCGATGTATGACAAATACTTGTCAAACAAAAACTAAGCAGATTTATAACCGCTTAACTTGAAATGAGCCCTTCCTGCCAAAACTTtatgacttcattttctttcatagttTTCCACTATGTTGGTTCAAACAGACAAACCCTGCCTGAGGTCAGACAGAGGTCATTTCACTTTCATTactaaaatataatttacaatATGCCAGACCTAAACAAGTTTTAGCCTAAAGGATTTGTATAATATAAACCATCTGTTCCTCAACAATATAGCTAATTTCCTGCCATCACCGTACAGTCTACTGGCTGCCTGCTTAAATGGCTttatgatgattattattattattatttatgcagTATTTGTCTGAAAATTGAAAGTGGTCAATATAATTAGAAttcatttcttctaaaatgccactttttaatgatttttctaatATGTCAGTTTTCCTATATTGTTGCTGTAAAGCTGCAGTTATATTTCAGGAAGGCAGATGCTAATGTTTACACTGTTTTATGAAATGTAGATCCCAAACTCATTAGTCTTAAATTACTACCTATGGCTATATGGAAGATCCTAAATGACTGGCTTTGTGTGTAGGTGTTAACAGCACGTGTGGAAGTTGATGTCTGAATATAAATGCAAGTTCTTTATGGTCTAAGAGTGAAGAACaacagagtttttaaaaagtttaccTTTCTTCTTCAACCAATAtctcattttttccagctgactCTGTCCAGCATGTTTGAGATTGAACATTCAGTCAAATGTGAACAGAAAGAGTCTTTATTGTACATTGAAGGGTTAATAGCAAAGTCAAGGAAGAATTGGCTACAAGAacatagcttaaaaaaaaaagggtttctGCTAAAACTTTAGGCGCAGGCCCAGAAAGCACTTCAGCATGCACTTAACTTAAAGTATGTGAATTGCCTCAATTCCTGAAATCAGTCAGATTCAGTTTCAAGTATATAAATGCCCAAGCCCAAGTATATAAGTGCTTTTGCTGAAATGCTGATGGTTCCTGAGTATATTTATATCTAATACTTACTACTTTTATGTGATTTTGTGCAGAGGGTAAAAAGTAATTCTAAATCTAGTTTTGGAGCAGGGTACAGAGTAAGATTAAGTGATTTTCAGCCCTGAACTGTGCTGATGTTGGGATACTGGTGTTGGGATACTGAACTGGGGCTGCTGCACTAGTGCCTGCATCTCACAGGTTCCCTGCCACAACGGTttgcagccccaggagctctCATATTGGTTTGCATGGATTTCAGACTTCCTGTGTGAAGagatcttttatttaaaaacacgTGTTCAGCCCTGTTTTTCTAACAcctttttgctgtcatttcgTTCCCAGAGTAAGGCTAAGGAGTTGCCTCTCTCTGCTGTTCGCTTCATGGAAGAACTGGGTGAATGTGCTTTTGGCAAAATCTACAAGGGACATCTCTACCTTCCAGGCATGGATCATGCTCAGCTTGTTGCTATCAAGACACTAAAAGACTTTAACAACCCCCAGCAGTGGGCAGAGTTCCAGCAAGAAGCATCTCTCATGGCCGAGCTCCATCACCCTAACATTGTTTGCCTCTTAGGTGTTGTGACGCAGGAACAACCTGTCTGCATGCTCTTCGAGTACATGAACCAAGGAGACCTACATGAGTTCCTCATCATGCGATCGCCACATTCAGATGTTGGGTGTAGCAGTGATGAGGATGGGACAGTAAAATCCAGCCTAGACCACGGGGATTTCCTGCATATTGCAGTCCAGATTGCAGCAGGGATGGAGTACTTATCAAGTCATTTCTTTGTCCATAAAGATCTTGCTACTCGGAACATTTTAATTGGAGAACAACTTCATGTGAAAATTTCTGACCTTGGACTCTCAAGAGAAATCTACTCGGCAGATTATTACAGAGTTCAAAACAAATCTCTTTTGCCAATTCGCTGGATGCCACCAGAGGCCATTATGTACGGCAAATTCTCTTCTGATTCAGATATTTGGTCGTTTGGAGTCGTTTTATGGGAGATATTCAGCTTTGGACTTCAACCGTATTATGGATTTAGTAATCAAGAAGTCATCGAGATGATCAGGAAAAGACAACTGCTGCCATGCTCTGAAGACTGTCCTCCTAGAATGTATAGCCTGATGACAGAGTGCTGGCATGATCTGCCATCTCGGAGGCCGCGATTTAAAGAAATCCATGCCAGGCTGCGCTCTTGGGAGGGCCTTTCAAGTCACACTAGTTCTACCACCCCCTCAGGTGGGAATGCCACCACTCAAACAACTTCCCTCAGTGCAAGTCCAGTGAGTAACCTAAGTAATCCTAGGTACCCTAACTACATGTTTCCAGCACAAGGTATACCACAAGGCCAAATTGCCGGGTTCATAGGACCACCAATACCTCAAAACCAACGATATATTCCGATCAATGGGTACCCGATTCCACCAGGATATGCAGCTTTCCCAGCTGCCCACTATCAGCCGCAAGGTCCACCCAGGGTAATCCAGCACTGCCCTCCTCCAAAGAGTCGTTCTCCCAGCAGTGCCAGTGGGTCGACCAGCACAGGTCACGTCACTAGTTTGCCGTCTTCAGGATCCAACCAGGAAGCAAATATTCCTTTGCTATCTCATATGTCAATTCCTAGTCATCCGGGCGGGATCGGTATAACagtttttggaaacaaaactcaAAAACCGTACAAAATAGACTCTAAGCAGTCTTCCCTTTTAGGAGACTCCAGCATCCATGGACCTAACGAATCTATGATTTCAGCTGAATTGTAAATAAGTGAGGCCTTTGTAAATATAACTATTTACAATACAAACTAGAATGTCGTAGAAAAGatttatattcaaatattttattaaagattcTTCTGGTTGTTTAACAGACATTGCAGCAAGTATCTTCTGTGAAGTTTGACTGCTTAACAGGATGGGCAGACTCAACCAGACAAAGATCATTGTGGTATGAATACCCAGCTTCGTGAATGGACTCATGGTTTCTTTAAGTGCCACCGACAACtcaaaaaggggagggggagattttttagaataaaaacattttatcatatgctttttcacagctttttaaGCATCTGATGTGGTTTAAATCACAGAAACttttttatactgaaaacatattttaatatttgtctcttttttagGAGATGCAAATATTCGGCGACCTACTGGGTGTGCAATTTCAGTTCCAATAGctagttaaaatatttgtaaattttGCAGTCAAGGATTATGTTTCAAGTATGTGATCTGAGAGCTGAATGATTTACTTCAGGTAGGATTTTGGTCTTTTGTTAAGTTGGGAGTCTGAGTTCAGATTCAGAccaaaaaagtctttttatatGACAGCACAATAGTTTGAGTTATCAACTTGCAGTCTACAAAAATCATCTGATATTGGCTGCCAAAGATGGCTGGAGGTGTAAGAAATTGCcttaaaggaaatgaaattaaagtattttaatttcagaaccTGGATCAACTTATTCAAAGATAACATTTCATAATCTTTATAGGTAGTTAAAGTGGAAATTTTATATCCTTTTGTTGCTATGCAACTGTTTAATGGAAAGGCTCCAAACCACAATTTTATATATGACAATCAGTTTTCCCAGGAATATTTATTGTTTCAGATCGATCCGTAATTTCAGTGATTACGACTCCAGTAACCCCAAAGAAGGGAAACTCACATTCCATCAGGCAGCAAATCCATTGATAGCAATTTAGTCTATCAATTCTAATAATGTGAATTAGTGTTAATTTTCATCCTAGAAATATCACTTGTATAATTACTAAAGTTCATTCAGGTATAAGCAATCTAGATTATTCATTTGAAACCACTTTAATGAGTTACAAAAGTGCTGTGTACGTTATGGTTTTTCACACTCTCTTTTGTACCGAatagtattttttattgtaCACAATGAAAACAATCTTTTGCTCAGTTGACAATGTTGTATaatatgactttatttttatcttttgcacAAAAGTGTGATGATGTTTTGTacagcagaagtgaaaatacatctctgcattttatatcttggtctgtttctttttatttttaacctgatGTAGATGTTCTTGAAATATATTATGGTGATATTCAGCCACTAccttatacaaatatttttctttgttttcactgcaTGCATTTAATCACTGTATTACTTGATGattgttttattaattatgGGCATTTCAATTAGGCAAGcatgaaaatgtaattacaaaggctattttataattaagatatgtgcatttttgtatttcacatGCCAGAGATGATATTAAACACTGATTATTTTATGCTGctgtttattaaaacattgttttaacgTAAATATATCAGTATTTCCTCCATCTTGGcaaaagatatttgaaaaattTAGTATTTAACAGAGAGCTAAAATCTGCTCACCTAGCTCTGGTAGGGAGCCTGCTGAAAGGCTCCTTTGAAGAAGACACaagagttttgaaaataatagttGCAGACAGGTTACTCAGCCTTAGCTGAACACTTGATTATGCAAGTATTTATAGAGCACCCAGAAGAAGAGGGCATGTTGCTGTCTTTGCTGTGCTCTCGTAGGTGCAGCTTAGCTGAGTACCGAGCATTGCCCTTTCAGCTCCTTGCTTAGGTTTTATGTCCCGCTGCCTGTGAGCTGTCGTGGTGTGTTGTATTGCAGCGGCAGCCAGAGTCCAAATGTCTCCATTGCACAGGTGTGAAGCTGTAGTTACAGGTTAAGAACAATCAGTAATTAAATAGCAATGGCTTTTGTGACTTCTGAGATACTTTAAGTATCTGAGATGTCACCTCCCATGTGGATCGAAGTTAGGTCTGGATCAgtcatgaaaatatatattacacGTTAGGTAGAATTCAATTTTGAAGATTCAGACACTAATTACATCTTACAAAGTTCTGTATCTGCATCAGGTTACCGGACTTTCAAATGCTGAAAACTTACTTTTGAGCAGAGttgttttacagaaatcaaTGAGATGTGTTCTCTCTGAGCTGTAGCTGTTAAGTAAGCAGTGGCTAGGGAGTTGCTCTTTTTCACTCATTTACACACACAGCTTTGTAGCACTCACTTGGTGTCTTGTTCGGTAGACAGTCACTGTATTGTCATTCTTgaaccattttttcctctatgtACTCCTGCATACTTGCTTGAGTGGTTGCACCAGTGCAAACAATTCTTGTGCATATTAAGCATCAAATGCACTGAGAAGGaagaagccattttttttcaccagcaTCATATTATGACATTTCTTAGCCTATACCATTAAGAGCTTGAAATTTCAACAATGAGAGTCTGTCACTTCATAAATATatagtttcagaaaaagaagaagctaTATGCAGCCAAGCAGGTTTGTGGTCCTTAGGCTAGGCTGCTGTTGCAAAATCTTCATTAAAGAACATGCTGTAAATGAAGGCAATAGGGAAAAAAGAATCTTTGCACCATGGATGATGCATAGTATAtggaaaaacacagttaaaaaagaTATGGAGATACCATGATCAATGATCTCAAAA
This Cygnus olor isolate bCygOlo1 chromosome 8, bCygOlo1.pri.v2, whole genome shotgun sequence DNA region includes the following protein-coding sequences:
- the ROR1 gene encoding inactive tyrosine-protein kinase transmembrane receptor ROR1 isoform X2 — translated: MPTSSWNISSELDKDYFLTLDEPMNNITTTLGQTAELHCKVSGNPPPTVRWLKNDAPVVQEPRRISFRATSYGSRLRIRNLDTTDTGYFQCVATNGRKTVSTTGVLFVKFGPPPTASPGSSDEYEEDGFCQPYRGIACARFIGNRTIYMESLHMQGEIENQITAAFTMIGTSSHLSDKCSQFAIPSLCHYAFPYCDETSPAPKPRDLCRDECEILENVLCQTEYIFARSNPMILMRLKLPNCEDLPQPDSPEAVNCIRIGIPMADPINKNHKCYNSTGVDYRGTVSVTRSGRQCQPWNSQYPHTHTFTAIRYPELNGGHSYCRNPGNQKDAPWCFTLDENFKSELCDVPACDSKDSKEKNKMEILYILVPSVTIPLAIALLFFFICICRNNQKSSSPPVQRQPKHVRGQNVEMSMLNAYKPKSKAKELPLSAVRFMEELGECAFGKIYKGHLYLPGMDHAQLVAIKTLKDFNNPQQWAEFQQEASLMAELHHPNIVCLLGVVTQEQPVCMLFEYMNQGDLHEFLIMRSPHSDVGCSSDEDGTVKSSLDHGDFLHIAVQIAAGMEYLSSHFFVHKDLATRNILIGEQLHVKISDLGLSREIYSADYYRVQNKSLLPIRWMPPEAIMYGKFSSDSDIWSFGVVLWEIFSFGLQPYYGFSNQEVIEMIRKRQLLPCSEDCPPRMYSLMTECWHDLPSRRPRFKEIHARLRSWEGLSSHTSSTTPSGGNATTQTTSLSASPVSNLSNPRYPNYMFPAQGIPQGQIAGFIGPPIPQNQRYIPINGYPIPPGYAAFPAAHYQPQGPPRVIQHCPPPKSRSPSSASGSTSTGHVTSLPSSGSNQEANIPLLSHMSIPSHPGGIGITVFGNKTQKPYKIDSKQSSLLGDSSIHGPNESMISAEL
- the ROR1 gene encoding inactive tyrosine-protein kinase transmembrane receptor ROR1 isoform X1 encodes the protein MQQPPRPGGGDGSLLLLPLLLLLRAGSRAELADATQGANSSVVADFMPTSSWNISSELDKDYFLTLDEPMNNITTTLGQTAELHCKVSGNPPPTVRWLKNDAPVVQEPRRISFRATSYGSRLRIRNLDTTDTGYFQCVATNGRKTVSTTGVLFVKFGPPPTASPGSSDEYEEDGFCQPYRGIACARFIGNRTIYMESLHMQGEIENQITAAFTMIGTSSHLSDKCSQFAIPSLCHYAFPYCDETSPAPKPRDLCRDECEILENVLCQTEYIFARSNPMILMRLKLPNCEDLPQPDSPEAVNCIRIGIPMADPINKNHKCYNSTGVDYRGTVSVTRSGRQCQPWNSQYPHTHTFTAIRYPELNGGHSYCRNPGNQKDAPWCFTLDENFKSELCDVPACDSKDSKEKNKMEILYILVPSVTIPLAIALLFFFICICRNNQKSSSPPVQRQPKHVRGQNVEMSMLNAYKPKSKAKELPLSAVRFMEELGECAFGKIYKGHLYLPGMDHAQLVAIKTLKDFNNPQQWAEFQQEASLMAELHHPNIVCLLGVVTQEQPVCMLFEYMNQGDLHEFLIMRSPHSDVGCSSDEDGTVKSSLDHGDFLHIAVQIAAGMEYLSSHFFVHKDLATRNILIGEQLHVKISDLGLSREIYSADYYRVQNKSLLPIRWMPPEAIMYGKFSSDSDIWSFGVVLWEIFSFGLQPYYGFSNQEVIEMIRKRQLLPCSEDCPPRMYSLMTECWHDLPSRRPRFKEIHARLRSWEGLSSHTSSTTPSGGNATTQTTSLSASPVSNLSNPRYPNYMFPAQGIPQGQIAGFIGPPIPQNQRYIPINGYPIPPGYAAFPAAHYQPQGPPRVIQHCPPPKSRSPSSASGSTSTGHVTSLPSSGSNQEANIPLLSHMSIPSHPGGIGITVFGNKTQKPYKIDSKQSSLLGDSSIHGPNESMISAEL